The following are encoded together in the Osmia lignaria lignaria isolate PbOS001 chromosome 6, iyOsmLign1, whole genome shotgun sequence genome:
- the LOC117601455 gene encoding uncharacterized protein LOC117601455 has protein sequence MTTNGEIISCPGKQVIKKCVREVPVPCPQVQCKRKQDVSCPGMQIQCRRRPEKETGCRRPPKCVKRPQKFIEICPAGNVHSTSANGCPKCEENRIQKLECEVFELRREIEHMKHERKEADKALQKAILRGACALSGGYKTHVPESVEKLLNSCDSNVSTSSSYSVTLCSTKPPSASCGRPKKRHEFACCLD, from the exons ATGACAACAAATGGAGAGATAATATCTTGCCCAGGAAAGCAAGTGATCAAGAAGTGCGTTCGTGAAGTGCCAGTGCCCTGTCCTCAAGTGCAATGTAAGAGAAAGCAAGATGTCTCGTGTCCAGGAATGCAAATACAATGCAGGAGACGTCCTGAGAAGGAAACTGGATGCAGGAGGCCTCCAAAGTGTGTGAAGCGTCCTCAGAAGTtcatcgaaatatgtccagcaGGAAACGTGCACTCAACGTCCGCGAACGGGTGTCCGAAATGCGAAGAAAATCGAATCCAAAAATTAGAATGCGAA GTGTTCGAGTTGCGACGGGAGATAGAGCACATGAAACACGAGCGGAAGGAAGCTGATAAAGCGTTGCAAAAGGCTATTCTTCGTGGCGCGTGTGCTCTCAGTGGAGGATACAAAACGCACGTGCCAGAATCGGTCGAAAAGCTTCTGAACAGTTGCGACAGTAACGTCTCGACTTCATCGTCGTATTCGGTCACGTTATGCTCCACGAAACCCCCGAGTGCAAGCTGCGGTAGACCGAAGAAGAGGCATGAATTCGCTTGTTGCCTCGACTAA
- the LOC117601286 gene encoding EF-hand calcium-binding domain-containing protein 11 yields MTPSVYKERARTAFDYADVDSMGSLTKQQYKIAMAAVFGYRPDKVEVKQVFQSTDRVSYEEYERWIFKKCLTSDLQINAEIIFALLDKHYKGYLILDDFYSASKSVDLMVPSTVWQMIFKNLDRYKKGYIEFDELSRVLPAV; encoded by the exons ATGACGCCAAGCGTGTACAAGGAACGTGCCAGAACG GCTTTCGATTACGCTGACGTAGACTCCATGGGTTCGTTGACCAAACAACAATACAAAATAGCGATGGCGGCTGTGTTCGGATATCGTCCGGATAAA GTGGAGGTAAAACAAGTTTTTCAATCCACTGATAGAGTCTCTTATGAAGAGTATGAAAGatggatatttaaaaaatgtctcACCAGTGACTTGCAGATTAACGCGGAAATAATATTTGCTCTGTTAGATAAGCATT ATAAAGGGTATTTAATTTTGGATGACTTCTATTCTGCAAGCAAATCTGTTGATCTGATGGTACCATCAACCGTATGGCAAATGATATTCAAGAATCTAGATCGTTATAAAAAAGGATACATAGAGTTCGATGAATTATCACGTGTATTACCGGCAGTATAA